In Providencia rettgeri, the following proteins share a genomic window:
- a CDS encoding NAD(P)/FAD-dependent oxidoreductase, with product MAITRRKFLIGGGVVAVAAGAGILTPMLTREGRFVPGKPRHGFVEGTEGSLPQQADVVVIGAGILGIMTAIELVGRGLDVVIVEKGNIAGEQSSRFYGQVITYKMPDETFLLHHLGKQRWREMNAKVGADTSYRTQGRVEVPFDEEDLVNVREWIDTRSKNVGSDIPFKTRIIEGAELNQRLNGAQSKWTIAGFEEDSGSLDAEIATFVMADYAKKLGIKIYTNCAARGLETQAGVISDVVTEKGAIKTSRVVVAGGVWSRLFMQNLGVDVPTLPAYQSQQLITGSPTAPGGNVALPGNIFFREQADGTYATSPRVIVAPVVKDSFVYGYKYIPLLSMPDFPVHISLNEQLINSFTEPTSWKLDEISPFEKHRNMTALPDLPELNASFEKLKTEFPAFKDSKLIDQWSGAMAIAPDEHPIISQVNEYPGLVINTATGWGMTESPVSSELTADLLLGKEPSLNVKPFSLYRFS from the coding sequence ATGGCTATTACTAGAAGAAAATTTTTGATTGGTGGTGGTGTTGTTGCCGTTGCCGCAGGGGCCGGAATTTTAACTCCAATGTTAACGCGTGAAGGCCGTTTCGTGCCTGGCAAACCGCGACATGGTTTTGTGGAAGGAACTGAAGGTTCTCTACCGCAACAAGCTGACGTCGTTGTTATTGGTGCTGGAATTTTGGGGATCATGACTGCAATTGAACTGGTTGGACGCGGTTTAGACGTTGTTATTGTTGAAAAAGGTAATATCGCAGGCGAACAATCATCCCGCTTCTACGGCCAAGTTATCACGTATAAAATGCCAGATGAAACTTTCTTACTACACCACTTAGGGAAACAGCGTTGGAGAGAGATGAACGCGAAAGTCGGTGCAGATACCAGCTATCGTACTCAAGGCCGCGTTGAAGTGCCATTCGATGAAGAAGATCTTGTCAATGTTAGAGAGTGGATTGATACTCGCAGTAAAAACGTCGGTTCAGATATTCCGTTCAAAACACGTATTATCGAAGGTGCTGAGCTCAATCAACGTTTGAATGGTGCACAATCTAAATGGACTATCGCTGGTTTTGAAGAAGACTCTGGTAGCTTAGATGCTGAAATTGCAACCTTTGTCATGGCTGATTACGCGAAAAAATTAGGTATAAAAATTTATACTAACTGTGCAGCTAGAGGCTTAGAAACCCAAGCAGGTGTCATTTCTGATGTCGTCACCGAGAAAGGGGCTATTAAGACTTCGCGTGTTGTTGTCGCTGGTGGCGTATGGTCAAGGCTGTTTATGCAAAACTTAGGTGTTGATGTCCCAACACTACCCGCTTATCAATCTCAACAACTGATCACTGGGTCACCGACTGCACCGGGGGGTAACGTTGCCTTACCTGGCAATATTTTCTTCCGTGAACAAGCTGACGGCACCTACGCAACATCTCCACGTGTAATTGTTGCCCCTGTTGTTAAAGATTCCTTCGTTTATGGTTATAAATACATTCCATTGCTGTCTATGCCTGATTTCCCTGTGCATATTTCATTAAATGAGCAGTTAATTAATTCATTTACTGAACCAACCAGCTGGAAATTGGACGAAATTTCACCATTCGAAAAACACCGAAATATGACGGCACTGCCTGATTTACCTGAGTTGAATGCATCATTTGAGAAACTAAAAACTGAATTCCCTGCATTTAAGGATTCTAAACTCATTGACCAATGGAGTGGTGCAATGGCCATCGCACCAGATGAGCATCCAATTATTTCTCAAGTTAATGAATATCCGGGTCTTGTCATTAATACCGCGACAGGTTGGGGAATGACTGAAAGCCCAGTTTCTTCTGAACTTACCGCTGACTTGTTACTGGGTAAAGAGCCATCATTAAATGTTAAACCATTTAGCCTGTACAGATTCAGCTAA
- a CDS encoding PhzF family phenazine biosynthesis protein has product MSLSAPIYYVDAFTDTLFRGNPAAVVLLDNWLPDEQLIAIAAEVNLSETAFLVGRHIRWFTPKVEVKLCGHATLAAAFVLNHVRQQDIHPLIFNSLSGELVVTQNGPGFTLDFPILGSVQSDPNQYPQLADILGVKIKELWIAKDRYLCFLESAQHVQDCQPDMLKLSQLSLPGLAITAESANGDCDFVSRYFAPAKGVDEDPVTGTSHCAIAPIWADRLNKLQLVGQQISSRGGVVQCDLTAERIKLTGKAVLFLTGEIHI; this is encoded by the coding sequence ATGAGCCTATCCGCCCCTATTTACTATGTTGATGCCTTCACTGATACCCTTTTTCGCGGTAATCCTGCAGCGGTTGTATTACTCGATAACTGGCTACCAGATGAACAGCTCATTGCCATTGCTGCAGAGGTGAATTTATCAGAAACCGCATTTTTAGTCGGCCGTCATATCCGATGGTTCACCCCTAAAGTTGAAGTAAAACTGTGTGGTCATGCAACACTTGCCGCAGCCTTTGTGTTAAATCATGTGCGCCAACAAGATATTCATCCTTTAATATTTAACTCTCTATCTGGTGAGCTAGTTGTGACGCAAAATGGCCCAGGATTTACTCTTGATTTCCCAATACTAGGATCCGTACAAAGCGACCCAAACCAGTACCCGCAACTCGCCGACATCCTTGGCGTTAAAATCAAAGAGCTTTGGATAGCGAAAGACCGTTACCTGTGTTTTCTTGAAAGTGCACAGCACGTTCAAGACTGTCAGCCGGACATGTTAAAACTTTCGCAGCTTTCTCTGCCTGGATTAGCAATTACAGCAGAAAGTGCTAATGGCGACTGTGACTTTGTTTCTCGCTATTTTGCTCCTGCAAAAGGGGTAGATGAAGACCCTGTAACAGGTACCTCACATTGTGCTATCGCACCAATTTGGGCAGACCGGCTGAATAAATTGCAGTTAGTTGGCCAACAAATTTCATCACGCGGAGGGGTAGTTCAATGTGATCTGACCGCTGAACGAATAAAGTTAACAGGTAAAGCCGTCTTATTTCTAACAGGTGAAATCCACATTTAA
- a CDS encoding peptide MFS transporter, whose product MNNSATKTKTFFGHPYPLSSLFLTEMWERFSFYGVRPLLILFMSAALLQGGMELPIEQASAIVGIFAGGVYITSLPGGWLADNWLGQRRAVWYGSLIIAFGHLSIAMSAFLSNTFFFVGLLLIVLGTGLFKTCITVMVGTLYKKEDTRRDGGFSLFYMGINMGSFIAPLIIGPLHEKYGWHLGFGLGGLGMLIALLIFRFYAIPQMRRYDKEVGLDSTWNRPTVERKNVGKWVTFAMVLLAILVVLIDNGTIPFNASIIAKSSAYVISTCVGIYFLFMFFLGGLTSSERSRLLACLILLVAAAFFWSAFEQKPTSFNIFARDYTDRQMGSFEIPTIWFQSINALFIILLAPVFSWFWPSLAKRNMNPSSMTKFVIGILFAAGGFAIMMVAANQVLATQSGVSPFWLVGSILLLTLGELCLSPIGLATMTLLAPQKMRGQVMGLWFCASALGNLAAGIMGGNIRKDQLDSMPELFSHVSIALVICAIVLAALIIPVRKMLKNADKNEANA is encoded by the coding sequence ATGAATAATTCTGCGACTAAAACAAAAACTTTTTTTGGGCATCCATACCCATTGAGTTCACTTTTCCTCACAGAAATGTGGGAACGTTTCTCTTTTTACGGAGTTAGGCCGTTACTTATCCTATTTATGAGTGCGGCATTATTACAAGGCGGGATGGAATTACCTATTGAGCAAGCTTCCGCTATTGTTGGTATTTTTGCGGGCGGGGTTTATATCACCTCATTACCCGGCGGTTGGTTAGCCGATAACTGGTTAGGCCAACGTCGCGCTGTTTGGTATGGCTCATTAATCATTGCTTTTGGGCATTTGTCTATCGCAATGTCTGCGTTTTTATCAAATACTTTCTTTTTCGTTGGATTATTACTCATCGTATTGGGTACAGGGCTATTTAAAACCTGTATTACCGTGATGGTAGGAACCCTGTATAAGAAAGAAGATACACGTCGTGATGGCGGTTTCTCTCTGTTCTATATGGGAATTAACATGGGGTCATTTATTGCCCCGTTAATTATTGGTCCACTTCATGAAAAGTATGGTTGGCATTTAGGTTTTGGCCTGGGTGGCTTAGGCATGTTAATTGCGCTGTTAATCTTCCGTTTTTACGCCATTCCTCAAATGCGTCGCTATGATAAAGAAGTTGGCCTTGATTCCACTTGGAACCGTCCAACAGTTGAGCGCAAAAACGTGGGGAAATGGGTGACCTTTGCCATGGTGTTATTAGCCATACTGGTTGTCTTGATTGATAATGGTACGATCCCATTTAATGCCTCAATAATCGCGAAAAGCTCTGCTTATGTTATCTCGACCTGTGTGGGCATCTATTTCTTATTTATGTTCTTCCTTGGTGGCTTAACCAGCAGTGAACGTTCTCGATTACTAGCTTGCTTAATTTTACTGGTTGCAGCCGCCTTTTTCTGGTCAGCCTTTGAGCAAAAGCCCACTTCATTTAATATCTTTGCTCGTGACTATACTGACCGTCAAATGGGTAGTTTTGAAATCCCAACCATTTGGTTCCAATCCATCAATGCGCTGTTTATTATATTGTTAGCGCCAGTGTTTAGCTGGTTCTGGCCTTCGCTGGCTAAACGCAATATGAACCCAAGCAGCATGACCAAGTTCGTGATTGGCATCTTATTTGCTGCGGGCGGCTTTGCTATCATGATGGTAGCGGCAAACCAAGTACTTGCAACACAAAGTGGCGTTTCACCTTTCTGGTTAGTTGGCAGTATCTTATTACTGACATTAGGGGAACTGTGCTTAAGCCCTATCGGGTTAGCAACAATGACCTTGCTTGCGCCACAAAAAATGCGCGGCCAAGTGATGGGGTTATGGTTCTGTGCGAGTGCATTGGGTAACCTTGCGGCTGGCATCATGGGTGGTAACATCCGCAAAGACCAATTAGATTCCATGCCTGAGCTCTTCTCTCACGTCTCTATCGCGCTGGTTATCTGCGCCATTGTATTGGCAGCGTTAATAATTCCTGTTAGAAAAATGCTTAAAAATGCAGACAAAAATGAAGCAAATGCTTAA
- the mdtG gene encoding multidrug efflux MFS transporter MdtG yields MTGKTEYWKRNLYVVWFGCFLTGAAFSLIMPFLPLYIEELGVKDHASLNLWTGAVFSITFLFSAIAAPFWGRLSDRKGRKLMLLRSALGMAIVMVLIGFAQNIWQLLALRAILGLLGGFVPNANALIATQVPVKKSGWAMGVLATGAVSGALIGPLIGGFLADQYGLRPVFFITATVLFICFFVTLFYVRERFTPVSRKDALTSKQVFASLRNKNLVISLFFTTMIIQAAMGSINPVITLYVRDLSVSLENLAFISGVIASIPGVAALISAPMLGKLSDRIGPEKVLLAVLGASIFVLFPMGLVSSYWELGFLRFMLGALNAALLPAVQTLIIYNISHQVTGRIFSYNQALRDVGNVTGPLMGSFVAATYGFRAVFFFTAALVLFNLIYSWLVIRRQSDGLRATPTDQ; encoded by the coding sequence ATGACGGGAAAAACAGAGTATTGGAAACGTAACCTATACGTCGTGTGGTTTGGCTGTTTTTTAACAGGCGCCGCCTTTAGCCTGATCATGCCTTTTCTCCCTCTCTATATTGAAGAACTTGGCGTCAAAGACCATGCTTCTCTAAATTTATGGACTGGCGCCGTTTTTAGTATCACTTTCTTATTTTCTGCTATTGCCGCTCCTTTTTGGGGACGATTATCCGATCGCAAGGGTCGAAAATTAATGCTATTGCGATCCGCGCTAGGTATGGCGATTGTCATGGTGTTAATTGGCTTTGCGCAGAATATTTGGCAATTATTAGCCTTAAGAGCCATATTAGGTTTATTGGGCGGTTTTGTTCCTAATGCTAACGCGCTGATTGCCACTCAAGTTCCCGTGAAAAAAAGTGGTTGGGCTATGGGGGTTCTTGCAACTGGTGCGGTCAGTGGCGCTCTTATTGGCCCACTCATTGGCGGTTTTCTTGCTGACCAATATGGCTTACGCCCCGTCTTTTTTATTACCGCAACAGTGCTGTTTATCTGCTTTTTTGTCACACTTTTTTATGTCAGAGAACGCTTTACACCGGTTTCGCGCAAAGATGCATTAACGAGCAAACAAGTTTTTGCCTCTTTACGTAATAAAAATTTAGTCATCAGCCTCTTTTTTACCACCATGATTATTCAAGCTGCAATGGGCTCAATCAACCCTGTCATCACGCTTTATGTACGTGACTTATCCGTTTCCCTCGAAAACTTAGCATTTATCAGTGGTGTGATAGCCTCCATTCCTGGTGTGGCAGCTTTAATCAGTGCGCCCATGTTAGGTAAACTCAGTGACCGAATAGGCCCTGAAAAAGTGTTACTTGCCGTTCTCGGCGCGTCTATTTTTGTGTTATTTCCAATGGGGCTAGTCAGTAGCTATTGGGAGTTAGGCTTTCTCCGGTTTATGCTTGGAGCCCTAAATGCGGCCTTATTACCGGCAGTGCAAACGTTAATTATCTATAATATTTCCCACCAAGTAACCGGACGTATTTTCAGCTATAACCAAGCATTACGAGACGTTGGAAACGTGACAGGACCATTAATGGGTTCTTTTGTCGCCGCAACTTATGGCTTTAGGGCCGTATTCTTTTTCACTGCAGCATTAGTTCTCTTCAACTTAATCTATTCGTGGCTAGTCATCCGGCGTCAATCTGATGGATTGCGAGCCACCCCTACCGACCAATAA
- a CDS encoding Kdo(2)-lipid IV(A) acyltransferase: MILAPKFQKRFLHPRYWLTWLGIGILYLLVLLPYPVIYWMGTRLGLFSKRFLKKRVKVAERNLQLCFPDMSEQERQRCVDKNFESVGMGLFETGMAWFWPDWRVRRWVNVIGEENAAAARQTGRGIIALGVHFLTLEIGARAFGMLNPGIGVYRANDNDLLDWLQTRGRLRSNKYMLDRKDMKGMVRDLKNGEILWYAPDHDYGPRNSTFAPLFAVENAATTNGSQIILRLASPLVVPFTPRRLPNGKGYELIIQPAIDDFPIEDNVATATMMNQIIEKEILRAPEQYMWLHRRFKTRPDGEPSLYGDLDKIHH; the protein is encoded by the coding sequence ATGATACTAGCTCCAAAATTTCAAAAACGGTTTCTCCACCCTCGTTACTGGCTAACTTGGCTAGGCATTGGCATATTATATCTTCTTGTATTATTGCCTTATCCTGTCATTTATTGGATGGGAACGCGTTTAGGGTTATTTTCCAAGCGCTTTTTGAAAAAGCGAGTGAAAGTCGCAGAGCGCAATTTGCAATTATGTTTTCCAGACATGAGCGAGCAAGAGCGGCAACGCTGTGTCGACAAAAACTTTGAATCTGTTGGGATGGGCTTATTTGAAACGGGCATGGCTTGGTTTTGGCCTGATTGGCGCGTTCGTCGTTGGGTCAACGTCATTGGGGAAGAAAATGCGGCTGCTGCCCGCCAAACAGGTAGAGGCATTATTGCCCTCGGCGTTCACTTTTTGACCTTGGAAATTGGTGCGCGTGCCTTTGGCATGTTAAACCCGGGGATCGGTGTATATCGCGCCAATGATAATGACCTGCTTGATTGGCTACAAACCCGTGGGCGGTTACGCTCCAACAAATATATGTTGGATCGCAAAGACATGAAAGGCATGGTGCGCGACTTAAAAAATGGGGAAATTTTGTGGTATGCCCCAGATCATGACTACGGCCCTCGCAATAGTACATTTGCACCGTTATTTGCTGTAGAAAATGCGGCTACGACCAATGGTTCACAAATTATTTTGCGTCTTGCTTCTCCTTTAGTGGTGCCCTTTACCCCAAGGCGCTTGCCTAACGGTAAAGGTTATGAATTAATCATTCAACCTGCCATTGATGATTTCCCAATTGAAGATAATGTGGCTACAGCAACCATGATGAACCAAATTATCGAAAAAGAGATCCTCAGAGCACCAGAACAATATATGTGGCTACATCGTCGTTTTAAAACACGTCCTGACGGCGAGCCTTCGCTATACGGGGATTTAGACAAAATCCATCATTAA
- the ttrR gene encoding tetrathionate respiration response regulator TtrR, whose translation MPVIHLVDDDPDVTDACQFLLETLGYSVTVWNDSEIFIQNAALHQEGVVLLDMRMPKLDGRQVHQYLREQQSTLAVIFLSGHGDIPMAVEQVKLGAVDFLQKPIDSQLLAKTLKQAQSQTTKATERYLIQQRYETLTPREKDICGYVLQGLINREIAEAACVSVRTVEVHRSRVMEKMAVRNLAELMSTMQAINALNE comes from the coding sequence ATGCCAGTGATCCATCTCGTGGATGATGACCCCGATGTAACGGATGCCTGCCAATTCTTACTTGAAACATTGGGCTATAGCGTCACTGTTTGGAATGATAGTGAAATATTTATCCAAAATGCAGCACTACACCAAGAGGGGGTGGTGTTATTGGATATGCGAATGCCAAAGTTAGATGGCCGGCAAGTTCACCAATACCTTAGAGAGCAGCAAAGCACATTAGCCGTGATATTTTTGTCTGGCCATGGCGATATCCCAATGGCGGTGGAACAAGTGAAACTCGGTGCTGTCGATTTTCTACAAAAACCTATAGATAGCCAGTTGCTTGCCAAAACATTAAAACAAGCTCAATCACAAACCACCAAAGCCACTGAAAGGTATTTAATTCAGCAGCGCTATGAAACACTCACTCCTCGCGAAAAAGATATCTGTGGTTATGTGTTGCAAGGCTTAATTAACCGTGAAATTGCTGAGGCGGCCTGTGTTTCTGTGCGTACTGTTGAAGTTCATCGGTCCCGAGTCATGGAAAAAATGGCAGTTCGTAACTTAGCTGAGTTAATGAGCACCATGCAGGCAATTAACGCTTTAAACGAATAA
- the ttrS gene encoding tetrathionate respiration histidine kinase TtrS, with protein MLKKSSRPLYHILLIMLLAWSLPAISAQWTIGVLALRGPSSTQSHWQPLIDTLNESIPGERFTLQPLNLDEMKEAISNRKIDFLLTNPAQFIQLDNRYHLRWLLSLRSDVEPNSTTRNVIGSLILVRKDSDISDVKNLIGKKVGAISPDAFGGYLLGYKVLRDMGYDAAKDFKMQFLGFPADALLYALRDDSLSAAIVPVCLLENMHSEGLIDKTQFRPLIQHPSSLSCLTSTELYPNWSFAALSEVPDNLVDKVTKTLLSTDNAAMRWGAPASVTQVETLLRDVNQHPQQRQIWQDIVSWTIQNQITISLVALFFVLLGINHVWIAFLVRRRSRQLEEAHDRLREQEANLQKAQRLNILGEMASGFAHELNQPLSAIRHYAQGCILRLTKESESHPLISALTKIDDQAQRGADIIRNLRLWAGKPGHDPAVALSPQSVKQAINHIWQLLRADQHYPNSRLILPETPDITLMLPDTLLEQLLSNLISNSLQAGATLLRFEFHFSQQHFLLVLQDNAGGMPSEQLEQGITPFATTKKEGLGLGLVICQRLIQSQGGDIRIENNLSDDGLRGLMVTLIFNYHNKIVD; from the coding sequence ATGTTAAAAAAATCGTCTAGGCCGTTGTATCACATACTGTTAATCATGCTACTGGCGTGGTCTTTGCCGGCAATTTCGGCCCAATGGACTATTGGGGTATTAGCCTTACGCGGCCCAAGCTCTACTCAATCTCATTGGCAGCCTTTGATTGATACACTCAATGAATCAATTCCTGGGGAGCGTTTTACATTACAGCCCCTCAATTTAGATGAGATGAAAGAGGCGATTTCCAATCGTAAGATTGATTTTTTGCTGACGAACCCTGCCCAATTTATTCAGTTAGATAACCGCTATCATTTACGTTGGTTGCTCTCCCTTCGCTCAGACGTGGAGCCCAACAGCACAACGCGTAATGTTATTGGCAGCTTAATATTAGTTCGTAAAGATAGTGATATTTCAGACGTTAAAAACCTAATAGGCAAAAAAGTCGGAGCAATTTCACCTGATGCTTTTGGTGGCTATTTGTTAGGTTACAAAGTGTTAAGGGATATGGGATACGACGCAGCCAAAGACTTTAAAATGCAATTTTTAGGCTTCCCTGCAGATGCATTATTATACGCTCTGCGTGATGATTCATTATCCGCTGCTATAGTTCCTGTCTGTTTATTAGAAAACATGCATAGCGAAGGGTTGATTGATAAAACACAATTTCGTCCATTAATTCAACATCCAAGCTCTCTCTCTTGTTTAACTAGCACAGAACTGTATCCAAATTGGTCTTTTGCCGCCTTAAGCGAAGTTCCAGACAATTTGGTCGACAAAGTGACCAAAACATTATTATCAACAGATAACGCTGCTATGCGTTGGGGAGCTCCAGCATCGGTGACTCAAGTCGAAACCTTGCTCAGAGACGTTAACCAACATCCACAACAGCGCCAGATTTGGCAGGATATCGTCAGTTGGACGATTCAAAACCAAATCACTATCAGCCTTGTCGCCTTATTTTTCGTTTTACTGGGTATTAACCATGTTTGGATTGCCTTTTTGGTCAGGCGCCGCAGCCGCCAATTAGAAGAAGCACATGACCGCTTACGAGAGCAAGAAGCTAATTTACAAAAGGCGCAGCGGTTAAATATTTTGGGGGAAATGGCTTCTGGATTTGCCCATGAATTGAACCAACCGCTGTCTGCAATCCGCCATTATGCCCAAGGGTGTATTCTACGCCTGACTAAAGAGTCTGAAAGCCATCCATTAATTAGCGCATTAACTAAAATCGACGACCAAGCTCAACGTGGGGCCGACATCATTCGTAACTTACGTCTCTGGGCGGGTAAACCGGGCCATGACCCCGCAGTCGCATTAAGCCCACAATCAGTTAAACAGGCTATTAACCATATTTGGCAATTATTGCGCGCAGACCAGCACTACCCCAATTCGAGGTTAATTTTACCTGAAACCCCTGATATCACCCTGATGTTGCCAGACACATTACTTGAGCAATTGCTCTCCAATTTAATCAGTAACAGTTTACAGGCAGGCGCAACCCTACTGCGTTTTGAGTTTCATTTTTCACAGCAGCATTTTTTACTTGTTCTGCAGGATAATGCGGGAGGAATGCCTTCCGAGCAATTAGAGCAAGGTATCACGCCATTTGCTACGACTAAAAAAGAAGGTTTAGGGTTGGGTTTGGTGATCTGCCAGCGTTTGATCCAAAGCCAAGGTGGGGATATTCGTATCGAAAACAACCTGAGTGATGATGGGTTGCGTGGCTTAATGGTGACTCTTATTTTCAATTATCACAATAAAATCGTGGATTAA
- the ttrB gene encoding tetrathionate reductase subunit TtrB, giving the protein MDLSKRKFLQQIGAVTAGASLIPIAEAGLNFSPTRREGNPEKRYGMLIDLRRCIGCQSCTVSCSVENQTPQGQFRTTVNQYQVAVKGEEGFTNVLLPRLCNHCDNPPCVPVCPVQATFQREDGIVVVDNERCVGCAYCVQACPYDARFINHSTQTADKCTFCAHRLEVGLLPACVESCVGGARIIGDLKDPNSTIRKMLTEHEAEIKVLKPESGTLPQVFYIGLDDAFVQPLQGKGQPALWQEVF; this is encoded by the coding sequence ATGGATCTGAGTAAACGAAAATTTCTACAACAAATTGGAGCCGTAACTGCAGGGGCATCATTAATTCCCATTGCAGAAGCCGGGCTCAATTTTTCCCCAACACGCCGAGAAGGCAACCCAGAAAAACGTTATGGAATGTTGATTGATTTGCGCCGCTGTATCGGTTGTCAGTCATGCACAGTAAGCTGCTCGGTTGAAAACCAAACGCCACAAGGTCAATTTAGAACGACAGTGAATCAATATCAAGTCGCAGTGAAAGGCGAAGAAGGGTTCACTAATGTGTTGTTACCCCGTTTATGTAACCACTGTGATAACCCGCCTTGTGTTCCGGTGTGTCCAGTTCAAGCGACTTTCCAGCGGGAGGACGGCATTGTTGTCGTTGATAACGAACGCTGTGTTGGCTGCGCTTACTGTGTGCAAGCCTGTCCATACGATGCGCGTTTTATCAACCACTCTACCCAAACTGCGGATAAATGCACATTCTGCGCTCATCGCTTAGAAGTAGGCTTATTGCCAGCTTGTGTTGAATCCTGTGTGGGTGGCGCACGTATTATTGGGGATTTAAAAGACCCTAACAGTACGATCCGTAAAATGCTGACGGAGCACGAGGCTGAAATCAAAGTACTCAAACCGGAAAGTGGCACCTTACCACAAGTTTTCTATATTGGTTTAGATGATGCATTCGTGCAGCCGCTGCAAGGCAAAGGGCAGCCCGCATTATGGCAGGAGGTGTTCTGA
- the ttrC gene encoding tetrathionate reductase subunit TtrC produces the protein MAGGVLMNGQVTYISEIMAQPQEFFWLPWAVQYFFFIGIASCAVLYACYLHWRNKPENSRLEMIAVFIAITMGITAPLALTADLHQTARVWHFYAHPTIWSWMWWGSVLLPLFTTFIGLYFVALVVKLIWKKEFKATRWVALLAALSAIGLLLYTGREASVLNARPIWYSWWIPVLMFLSALQVLPALISLGARREPQYQNRLARFQVVTLLLFAVCFALWLSGDTTSGIAVRQQLDTASPGWWMLMGVCALWVITFAMSVSNLKVTRSIPYITVLALVSMAFAWTLRWIFLMEVQAVPKYNIIANPYHFPLGTDGLLAIVGTFGLWIALTIIVREGVRWFARRVQHG, from the coding sequence ATGGCAGGAGGTGTTCTGATGAATGGCCAAGTGACTTATATTTCAGAAATTATGGCTCAGCCACAAGAGTTCTTCTGGCTTCCTTGGGCGGTACAATATTTCTTCTTCATTGGAATTGCGTCTTGCGCGGTACTGTACGCTTGCTATCTTCATTGGAGAAACAAACCTGAAAACAGCCGCTTAGAGATGATTGCTGTATTTATTGCTATCACGATGGGTATCACTGCACCGTTAGCATTAACCGCAGATTTACATCAAACCGCAAGGGTATGGCATTTCTACGCACATCCAACAATATGGTCTTGGATGTGGTGGGGTTCTGTGTTGCTACCATTATTCACCACATTTATTGGTTTATATTTTGTTGCATTAGTGGTGAAACTGATTTGGAAAAAAGAATTCAAAGCAACGCGTTGGGTTGCCTTGCTAGCCGCACTTTCAGCCATCGGCCTATTGTTATATACCGGCCGTGAAGCTTCAGTGTTAAATGCACGTCCAATTTGGTATAGCTGGTGGATCCCAGTATTGATGTTCCTGAGTGCTCTGCAAGTCTTACCTGCTTTGATTAGTCTAGGTGCACGCCGTGAACCTCAATATCAAAACCGCTTAGCTCGCTTCCAAGTGGTGACATTATTGCTATTCGCTGTGTGTTTTGCGCTATGGCTCTCAGGTGATACCACCTCAGGTATTGCTGTACGCCAACAGTTAGATACTGCAAGCCCTGGGTGGTGGATGCTGATGGGCGTTTGTGCATTGTGGGTAATCACTTTTGCGATGTCCGTCAGTAATTTAAAAGTGACTCGCTCCATCCCATATATCACTGTTTTAGCCTTAGTTTCAATGGCTTTTGCTTGGACGTTACGTTGGATTTTCCTGATGGAAGTTCAGGCGGTTCCAAAATATAACATTATCGCCAACCCATACCATTTCCCATTGGGAACTGACGGACTACTAGCTATCGTCGGTACATTCGGTTTATGGATTGCGTTAACAATTATTGTTCGTGAAGGTGTTCGCTGGTTTGCGAGGAGAGTGCAACATGGCTAA